Genomic window (Streptomyces sp. NBC_01431):
CTCGGCGCGCTGGATCGCGGCGGCGTGCGCGCGGATGACCGCATTGGCGTGGGCGAGTTCCGCGAGAGCGGCCTGGGTTTCGTCGAGGGCACGTGCGGTGTCGATGGCGATCGCGGCGTGAGCGGCCAGAGAGCACAGGAGCGCGACCTCGTCGGGCGAGAAGGTGCGTGGGGTGCGGTCGGACGCGAACAGCACGCCGATGACCTTGCCGCCCTCCGTGGTGCTGGAGCCGAGGAGGAGGGGGACACCGAGGATGGCGACCAAGCCCTCGTCGAGGACTCCGGCGTCGATGGGGTCGGTGTGCGCGAACCGGTCGTCGGTGCGGTAGTCGGCCGTGACGTAGGGGCGGGCGGTCTGGGCGACGAGGCCGCCCAATCCCTTGCCCAGCGGCACGCGTAGGGCCTGGAAGAGGGGGGAGACGGACCCGTCGGTGACGCGCATGTAGGTGTCGCCCGCTCGCTCGTCCGGGAGCGTCAGGTAGGCGGTGTCGGTGCCCAGCAGCAGGCGTGCGCGGTGCACGATCGAGCGCAGCACGGCGTCCAGGTCGCGTAGGGCTGCGAGGTCGCCGGCGGTGTCGAACAGCGCGGCGAGTTCCGCCTCGCGGCGGCGGTGCTGGGTCAGGGTGCGGTGGACACTCAGCGCGAGCGAGGCCACCCGCTCGATCTTGTCGAGTTCGCTCGGGTCCGCGCCTGCGGCGCGGGCATCGGCCAGCGGGCGGCCGAGTTCGTCTGCGGTGGCGTCCTTCGCGAGGAGTTCCAGCAGGCGGTGGATGGTGGGGGAAGCGTGGTCGGACATGGCCGCCGTCATCGTCGAACGTGGATGATTGGGTGGGATGTGCCGACCGGCGTGGCCCCGTCACAGGGCTGGGCCGGTCGGCGTCTGCGGTGGACGACAGGCTAGTAGTCGGCTCGGCTCGGGGCCAGATCGCGTTCACTGCTCGCCGGTGCGCTGCCGGAGCTGGGAGCGACAGCGGCCAGGTCGCGGTCACGGGTCTCCTTGGCGAACAGCAGCGCGACTATGGTGATCGCCGCAGCGACGCCCACGTACAGGGAGATCGGTGAGGCGTTTCCGTAGGAGGCCAGCAGGGCGGTGGCGATCAGCGGCGCGGGGGCTCCTGCGGCGACCGAGGCGAACTGGGCGCCGATGGACGCGCCGGAGTAGCGCACCCGGGTGCCGAACATCTCGGCGAAGAACGCCGCTTGCGGGGCGTACATGGCGCTGTGGAAGACCAGGCCCACGGTAATCGCGAGAGCGAGCGCCGGGAAGCTCTTGGTGTCCACCAGGGAGAAGAACGGCCAGATCCACGCCGCCATGCCGATTGCCCCGGCCAGGTACACCGGTCTGCGGCCGATCCGGTCCGACAGGGCACCGAAGAGCGGGATCAGGCAGAACTGGATCGCGGAGCCGATCAGCACCGCGTTCAGTGCGGTGTGCTCCTTGATCTTCAGGTGCTCCACGCAGTACGCGAGGATGAAGGTCGTGATGACGTAGTAGGAGATGTTCTCCGCCATCCGGGCGCCCATCGCCACCAGGACGTCCTTCCAGTGGTGGCGCAGCACAACAAACAACGGGGCGGGCTCGGCAGTCTGCTCGGCCTTGTGGGTCTCGGCCCGGGCGAGGGCGTCCTGGAAGACGGGGGAGTCCTCCACCGACATGCGGATCCACAGGCCCACGCCGACCAGAAGCGCGGAGAGCAGGAACGGGATGCGCCAACCCCAGGAGACGATCGCGGAGTCGGACTGCACCGAAGTCAGCAGGGTGAGCACACCGACGGCGAGCAGGTTGCCGAGCGGGGCGCCACCCTGCGGCCAGGAGGCCCAAAAACCCCGCCGCTTGGCGTCACCGTGCTCGGAGACCAGGATGACGGCGCCGCCCCACTCTCCGCCGAGCGCGAAGCCCTGGATCACACGGAGGGTGGTCAGCAGCAGCGGAGCGGCCACGCCGATCGCGTTGTAGGTCGGCAGGCATCCAATGAGCGTGGTTGCCGTGCCCATCATCAGCAGGCTCACCACCAGCAGCTTCTTGCGGCCGATCCGGTCGCCGAAGTGACCGAAGACCAGCGCGCCGATGGGCCGAGCGGCGAAGCCGATGGCGTAGGTGAGGAAGGCGAGCAGCGTGCCGGTCAGCGGATCGGACTTCGGGAAGAAGACCTTGCCGAAGACCAGCGCGGCGGCGGAGCCGTAGAGGAAGTAGTCGTACCACTCGATCGTCGTGCCGATGAGGCTCGCTCCGACCACGCGTCCCAGGCCGCGGGGTCTGGCGGGAGCATTCGCAGCGGCGGGAATGCCGGCCATGGTGTCACCGTCTCGTGAGAGTTGTTGATGGGATGGGGGTGGGGCAGCTAAGAAGCGGTCAGTGAGCGGTCCAACCGCCGTCCAGGGGCAGAAAGGCGCCGGTCAGGTAGCCGGTGTGCGGGCCGCACAGCCACAGCGCGGCCGCTGCCACCTCCCCGGGCTCGATGAGCCGCTTGATGGCGGAGCGTTCGAGCATCACCTGCTCGACCACGTCCTGCGCGGCTATTCCGTGCGCGAGCGCCTGGTCGGCGATCTGCTGCTCGACCAGCGGGGTACGCACGTATCCGGGGTTGACGCAGTTGCTGGTCACGCCGTGCGCGGCCGCCTCCAGGGCGACCACCTTGCTCATGCCTTCCAGCGCGTGCTTCGCCGCGACGTACGCCACCTTGTACGGGCTGGCGCGCAGGCCGTGCACGGAGGAGATGTTCACGATCCGCCCCCACCCCTGCGCGTACATGTGCGGCAGGGTGCGGCGGATGATGCGGAACGGTGCCTCAACCATGACCCGCTGGATCAGGGCGAACTGTTCCGGCGGGAAGTCGTGGACGGGGGCGACGTGCTGCAGCCCGGCGTTGTTGACCACGATGTCCGCGTCGTCCGGCAGGCCGTCGACCGCCTCCGGGTCGGACAGGTCGACCACCAAGGCGGTCCCGCCGCTCTCGTCCGCTACGGCCTTGGCCGCGTCCATCGCCCGGTCGACAAGGTAGACGCGCGCGCCAGCCTCGGCGAAGGCCAACGCGCAGGCGCGTCCGATGCCGCTCGCAGCCCCGGTGATCAGAGCCGTACGGCCGACAAGGAAGTGAGTGCTCTCCATACCGGGTCACCGTAGGGATGCAGGTCACGCTCTCCCATGTGAACCTCCCCCACAGTCGTGCGACGGGATGTGGCAGCACAGCCCATACCGCTCAGCGCCCACAGCCCCTTCTACCAACAGCGATCCTGCGCAATGGCGAACCGCTGGCGGACCGGGAACAGCCACCCGGGGGGCGATGTGCCGCGTCGCGTCGCGTCGCAGACCTGGAGCTGATGAATCCCGCGCCCTCGGCCACTGCGCCTGCCAAGCGGGCCAGTTCTATCGCCGAACCAGTGAGTTCCACCTCGCCGAAGATGGGATCGGACACGAGAATCATGGGCATCGCTCCTGCAAGGTCGGGACGGGACCGCGAAGATCACCCACCCTACGTATCGGCAGCAGCCGTTCGAAGGCGACCGGGAGCCGTTCCGGGCCGCGCAGGATGGCGTTTTCGCGGTAAGGCGGTGGGTCGGCGGCCAGGCGGGGAGAGACCAGGCGGCCGGCGAGCGCGGTCAGGGCGATCTGGGCCTCGGCGCGGGCGAGGGTGGCGCCGATGCAGTAGTGGATGCCGCCGCCGAAGCCGAGATGGGCGTTGTCGGCGCGGTCGGGCAGGAACTGGTCGGGGTCGGTGAAGCGCCGCGGGTCGCGGTTGCCGGCGGCCAGGAGCAGGCGGATGCGTGAGCCCTTGGGGATGGTGGTCCCGGCGATGTCGATGTCGGCCAGGGTGCTGCGTCCGGACATCTGCACCGGCGGGTCGTACCGAAGCACCTCCTCCACCAGCGGCGTGGCCAGGTCGGGGTCGGTGCGCAGGCGGGCGAGGAGGTCGGGGTGGCGCAGCAGGGCGAGGGTCCCGTTGGCGATGAGGTTGACGGTGGTTTCGTGACCGGCGATGAGCAGCAGGCCGAGGGTGACACGGAGGTCGATGGCGTCCATCGGTCCGTCGGGGCTCTGGTCGTTCATCAGGCCGGCCAGTAGGTCGCTGCCGCCGTCGGCGTTGTGCCGTGCGATCAGCCCCTCCAGGTACTCCACCAACTCGGTGCGTGCCTGCTGGAGTTCGTGTATCTCCTCCTCGGTCTGGGTGTCGACGGGGTCCAGGCCGCGGGTCAGGCGGCGGGCGAGAGAGCCGAAGAGGCGCTCGTCCTCGCGCGGTACGCCGAGCAGTTCGCAGATGACGGTGACCGGCAGCGGGTAGGCGAGGTCGGCGACCACGTCCAGCTGTCCCGGCTGCTCGCTGGTGTGCGCGTCGAGTAGCTCGGTGACGAGGGTGTCGATGTGGTCGCGCATGCCCATGATGCGCGGGATGAACTGCTGGGTCACCGCCTGGCGCAGCTGGTCGTGGCGGGGCGGGTCCTCCATCAACAGGCTCTTGCGGATCGGCTGCTGTTGCGGGTTGAGGCGGTCGGCGCTGATCCGCGGGTCACGGAGCAGCAGGCTGATCTCGCGGTGTCCGGTCGCCAGCCAGGATCCGTCGGCCATCTGTACCACCGGCTGTTGCAGCAGCTGCTCGTAGGCGGGGTAGGGGTCGGCGCGGTTCTCGTAGCGCAGGGCGTGGGCGAACAGCTCCGTGGGGAAGTGCTGTTGCTGGATGGTTGGGGTCATGGTGTGGCTCCCTCACTCGTGTCTCTCACTCGTGTCCGGCCAGGACGGACGGGACGGAGGGGACGGATGGGGCGGATACGGTGGATGGGCTGGACTCGATGGGCGGGGTGGACTGGACAGGCGGGGCCGGCGGCGTGGACGGAGCGGGCAGGTGGCCCGGTGACGGGTCGACGGTCCGGGGGACGGCGGCCGGGGCGGTGCCAGGGAAATCGGCGTCGAGGGGTTCGAGCCGGTCCGGCCCGTCGGTGGCGTTGAGCACCGGCGGGAACGGCGCTTGGGCCTCGATCAGCGCCGCGTATCCGTCCAGCACGCGGGGCGCGTCCACCGCGACGACGGCGACCAGGCGCCCGCGCTGCCCGTATGCGGCGACGAACTGCCGCTGGTCGAGCGCGCCCTGGGTGACCACGACCTGGTCGGCGAGGGCGGGCAGCCCCAGGCACTTGAGGTTCATCCCGAACTGGTTGGACCAGAACGCCGGCAGCGGCCGGTGGTCGCGGTGTTCGCGCGGCGGGTGGGTCATGTTGTGGGCGGCGGTACGGGCCTGGGCGACGGCGTTGTCCCAGTGGTCCAGGCGCAGCAGTTGCCCGGGGTAGAGCGGGTGCGGCCAGCGGGCGATATCGCCGGCGACGAAGACGTCCGCAAGTGGTGTCCCGTCGTCGGTCAGGGCCCGGCAGGACGCGTCGCACGCCACGCCGCGGGCGTCGGCGGCCAGCCCGGAGCCGGCCAGCCACTCGGTGTTGGCCATGGCGCCGGCGGCGACGACTGCGACCTCGGCCGTCACCACCGTGCCGTCGGAGAGGACCGCGTGCCGCAGGCGGCCGTCGGCATCGCCCTCCAGGGCGTGGACGGTGGTGCCGAGGCGCAGGTCCACGCCGGCGTCGCGGTACCAGCGGGCCGCGGCGCCGCCGATCACCCCGCCCAGCGCGCTCGACAGGGGGGCGCCGCTGCGCTGGGTCACGGTCACCTCGATGCCCAGGTCGCGGCAGACCGAGGCGACCTCGCCGCCGGTGAACCCGGCGCCGATGACCAGCACCCGCTGCGGTCCGGCTGCCAGCGCGGCGCGCAGCCGGTCGGCGTCGTCGCGGGAACGCAGCAGGTGCACCCCGTGCAGGGCGCCGCCCCGCTCCGTTGGCCAAGGCCGGGACCGGGTGCCGGTGGCTATCAGCAGCCGGTCGTAGCCCACCTGTCGCCCGTCGGCCAGCGTCACCGTGCGGGTGCGCGAATCGAGGCCGTCGGCGCGGGTGCCGAGCAGCCATCGGGCGTCGATGTCGCGCAGACGGGGCAACTCGGTGTGGTCGCTGGTCAGCCAGCCGGACAGCACCGCCTTGGACAGCGGCGGGCGGTCGTAGGGCGCGTACGGCTC
Coding sequences:
- a CDS encoding MFS transporter; its protein translation is MAGIPAAANAPARPRGLGRVVGASLIGTTIEWYDYFLYGSAAALVFGKVFFPKSDPLTGTLLAFLTYAIGFAARPIGALVFGHFGDRIGRKKLLVVSLLMMGTATTLIGCLPTYNAIGVAAPLLLTTLRVIQGFALGGEWGGAVILVSEHGDAKRRGFWASWPQGGAPLGNLLAVGVLTLLTSVQSDSAIVSWGWRIPFLLSALLVGVGLWIRMSVEDSPVFQDALARAETHKAEQTAEPAPLFVVLRHHWKDVLVAMGARMAENISYYVITTFILAYCVEHLKIKEHTALNAVLIGSAIQFCLIPLFGALSDRIGRRPVYLAGAIGMAAWIWPFFSLVDTKSFPALALAITVGLVFHSAMYAPQAAFFAEMFGTRVRYSGASIGAQFASVAAGAPAPLIATALLASYGNASPISLYVGVAAAITIVALLFAKETRDRDLAAVAPSSGSAPASSERDLAPSRADY
- a CDS encoding 3-hydroxybutyrate dehydrogenase yields the protein MESTHFLVGRTALITGAASGIGRACALAFAEAGARVYLVDRAMDAAKAVADESGGTALVVDLSDPEAVDGLPDDADIVVNNAGLQHVAPVHDFPPEQFALIQRVMVEAPFRIIRRTLPHMYAQGWGRIVNISSVHGLRASPYKVAYVAAKHALEGMSKVVALEAAAHGVTSNCVNPGYVRTPLVEQQIADQALAHGIAAQDVVEQVMLERSAIKRLIEPGEVAAAALWLCGPHTGYLTGAFLPLDGGWTAH
- a CDS encoding cytochrome P450, whose protein sequence is MTPTIQQQHFPTELFAHALRYENRADPYPAYEQLLQQPVVQMADGSWLATGHREISLLLRDPRISADRLNPQQQPIRKSLLMEDPPRHDQLRQAVTQQFIPRIMGMRDHIDTLVTELLDAHTSEQPGQLDVVADLAYPLPVTVICELLGVPREDERLFGSLARRLTRGLDPVDTQTEEEIHELQQARTELVEYLEGLIARHNADGGSDLLAGLMNDQSPDGPMDAIDLRVTLGLLLIAGHETTVNLIANGTLALLRHPDLLARLRTDPDLATPLVEEVLRYDPPVQMSGRSTLADIDIAGTTIPKGSRIRLLLAAGNRDPRRFTDPDQFLPDRADNAHLGFGGGIHYCIGATLARAEAQIALTALAGRLVSPRLAADPPPYRENAILRGPERLPVAFERLLPIRRVGDLRGPVPTLQERCP
- a CDS encoding NAD(P)/FAD-dependent oxidoreductase; the encoded protein is MTAPDTVTAPERIVVVGASLAGLRAAEALRDEGFTGELTLIGDEPYAPYDRPPLSKAVLSGWLTSDHTELPRLRDIDARWLLGTRADGLDSRTRTVTLADGRQVGYDRLLIATGTRSRPWPTERGGALHGVHLLRSRDDADRLRAALAAGPQRVLVIGAGFTGGEVASVCRDLGIEVTVTQRSGAPLSSALGGVIGGAAARWYRDAGVDLRLGTTVHALEGDADGRLRHAVLSDGTVVTAEVAVVAAGAMANTEWLAGSGLAADARGVACDASCRALTDDGTPLADVFVAGDIARWPHPLYPGQLLRLDHWDNAVAQARTAAHNMTHPPREHRDHRPLPAFWSNQFGMNLKCLGLPALADQVVVTQGALDQRQFVAAYGQRGRLVAVVAVDAPRVLDGYAALIEAQAPFPPVLNATDGPDRLEPLDADFPGTAPAAVPRTVDPSPGHLPAPSTPPAPPVQSTPPIESSPSTVSAPSVPSVPSVLAGHE